A region from the uncultured Draconibacterium sp. genome encodes:
- a CDS encoding RagB/SusD family nutrient uptake outer membrane protein, whose protein sequence is MKKIFNKTIVVLLLSTWFFTACDLDEVNPSTVSPEVAYTDPEGFESLVNYCYDGLYYFYGKIDGIGPLEMGTDLWISESKESAFTLYNSTMNTEQSKLKVFWQGMYSTVNYCNTAIYFADQVEGYTEEEKNRKVAEAYFLRAWSNFNIVEQFGGVVLRTEPSIVTGADNYPERSTEAEFYDLIISDLKFACDHLPVDQGYERGRVAKKAAYGMLAKVYLQRTRLGESNASEYANLALEAALELIDNQEAYGVGLYDSDDSISGYSKLWDGRNNKTNKEYLFLEAVDHETFFNPDWSNRGRTRQYYLMDLKRVGAEWGTTEKYCSWYGRANDRGFKPTRYLLTELFEPVKDPADTRFKETFFTEYYNSRWKDHELKQEVIDKYQKDPSLVGHVIKNTVYTIFEDKSYYAGKVNASGTVNMVDEDEDGYLDGLSVFTPNYTIAAEEKAKMPFLCVDPSDMFEANGKWVTSTTSEMGTYYKDCYPSMRKYSSLFWIYNNQKWQGDIAILRLGEVYLIAAEAALRSSDNKAKAAELVNVIRQRCAVTSRASEMVVAQADVDLDFLLEERARELAGEQTRWYDLKRYGKLTNSYFAQTNPDIVDFNESKHTIRPIPQTFLDAIANPDEFGTNGY, encoded by the coding sequence ATGAAAAAGATATTTAATAAAACAATAGTCGTACTGCTGCTTTCAACATGGTTCTTTACAGCATGCGATCTCGATGAAGTTAATCCATCAACTGTTAGCCCAGAAGTGGCTTATACTGACCCTGAGGGTTTTGAGAGCCTTGTAAATTATTGTTATGACGGACTGTATTATTTTTATGGTAAAATTGACGGTATCGGACCATTAGAAATGGGAACGGATTTGTGGATAAGCGAATCGAAAGAATCGGCATTTACCTTGTATAACAGTACTATGAATACAGAGCAGAGTAAGCTGAAGGTGTTTTGGCAGGGCATGTATTCTACGGTGAATTATTGTAATACTGCAATATACTTTGCCGACCAGGTTGAAGGTTACACCGAAGAAGAAAAAAATAGAAAGGTGGCTGAAGCTTATTTCTTGAGGGCCTGGAGCAATTTTAATATAGTTGAGCAGTTTGGGGGAGTAGTGCTTCGCACTGAACCTTCAATAGTAACAGGTGCCGATAATTACCCGGAAAGAAGTACGGAAGCCGAATTTTATGACTTGATTATTAGCGACCTTAAATTTGCATGTGACCATTTGCCTGTTGATCAGGGGTATGAGAGAGGCCGTGTTGCTAAAAAGGCAGCTTATGGTATGTTGGCAAAGGTTTACCTGCAAAGAACCCGCCTGGGCGAGTCGAACGCTTCGGAGTATGCGAATCTGGCACTTGAAGCTGCCCTGGAGTTAATTGATAACCAGGAGGCCTATGGTGTTGGCCTGTATGATAGCGATGATTCAATATCAGGCTACTCTAAATTGTGGGACGGACGCAATAACAAAACCAATAAAGAATATCTTTTTTTGGAAGCTGTTGACCACGAAACTTTCTTTAATCCTGATTGGTCAAATCGTGGTCGTACTCGTCAGTACTACCTCATGGACTTAAAAAGAGTTGGTGCGGAGTGGGGTACTACAGAAAAATATTGTTCGTGGTATGGAAGAGCGAACGACAGAGGCTTTAAACCTACCAGGTATCTGCTTACCGAGCTATTCGAACCTGTAAAAGATCCTGCTGACACCCGGTTTAAAGAAACATTCTTTACCGAATATTATAACTCGAGGTGGAAAGACCATGAGTTAAAACAGGAGGTGATTGATAAGTACCAAAAAGATCCATCGTTGGTTGGGCATGTTATTAAAAATACAGTTTATACCATTTTTGAAGACAAATCATATTACGCAGGAAAAGTAAATGCTTCAGGAACTGTTAATATGGTTGATGAGGATGAAGATGGTTATCTGGACGGACTAAGCGTATTTACTCCGAACTATACTATTGCCGCTGAAGAAAAAGCCAAGATGCCATTTTTATGTGTTGACCCATCAGATATGTTCGAAGCAAATGGTAAGTGGGTTACATCAACAACCAGCGAAATGGGTACTTATTATAAAGATTGCTACCCCTCAATGCGAAAATATTCGTCTTTATTCTGGATTTATAATAATCAAAAGTGGCAAGGTGATATTGCCATTCTTCGCCTGGGAGAAGTCTATTTAATTGCAGCAGAAGCGGCGCTGCGCAGCAGTGATAATAAGGCTAAAGCGGCAGAATTGGTTAATGTTATTCGTCAGCGTTGTGCCGTTACGAGCAGAGCTTCAGAAATGGTTGTTGCGCAAGCTGATGTTGATCTTGACTTTCTTCTGGAAGAACGCGCTAGAGAACTTGCTGGCGAGCAAACAAGATGGTATGACTTAAAACGATACGGAAAATTAACGAACTCGTATTTTGCTCAAACGAATCCGGATATTGTTGATTTTAATGAAAGTAAACATACGATTCGTCCAATTCCGCAGACTTTTCTTGATGCTATTGCTAATCCAGACGAGTTTGGAACAAATGGATATTAG